A portion of the Glycine max cultivar Williams 82 chromosome 10, Glycine_max_v4.0, whole genome shotgun sequence genome contains these proteins:
- the LOC100305857 gene encoding PITH domain-containing protein At3g04780 gives MSGESASAIHKGQVDLLDFIDWSGVECLNQSSTHSLPNAIKQGYREDDGLHLESDADEQLLLYIPFTQVVKLYSFVIKGPEEEGPKTVKLFSNKEHMGFSNVNDFPPSDVANLSEENLKGKPVLLKYVKFQNVRSLTIFIEDNQSGSEITKVQKIVLHGTTVETTDMKGLKKIEDH, from the exons ATGTCTGGAGAATCAGCCAGCGCTATTCACAAGGGTCAA GTCGATCTCTTAGACTTCATTGACTGGTCTGGGGTTGAATGCCTCAATCAAAGCTCCACCCACTCTCTCCCCAATGCTATCAAACAG GGTTATAGAGAAGACGATGGTTTGCATCTGGAGAGTGATGCAGACGAGCAGCTTTTGCTCTATATTCCTTTCACTCAAGTCGTTAAACTTTATTCCTTTGTTATCAAAGGTCCTGAAGAAGAAG GCCCCAAGACAGTGAAGCTCTTTTCTAACAAGGAGCACATGGGATTTAG TAATGTCAATGATTTTCCCCCAAGTGATGTGGCAAATTTGTCTGAAGAAAACCTTAAG GGGAAACCGGTACTTTTGAAGTATGTCAAATTCCAAAATGTTCGTAG CTTGACAATTTTTATTGAGGACAATCAGTCAGGTTCAGAGATCACAAAAGTTCAGAAGATCGTGCTGCATGGTACAAC AGTTGAAACAACAGACATGAAGGGTCTGAAGAAGATTGAGGATCATTAA
- the LOC100779689 gene encoding auxin-induced protein PCNT115-like — translation MDIPRLKLGTQGLEVSKLGFGCAGLSGVFDGPVPDEVVISLIKYAFSNGITFFDTSDFYGPYTNEVLVGKALKELPRDQIQIASKFGIVKVESNDAIVRGDPEYVRSCCEASLRRLGVEYIDLYYPHRIDTTVPIEETMGELKKLVEEGKVKYIGLSEASPDTIRRAHAIHPITALQMEWSLWSREIEDQLLPLCRELGIGIVPFSPLGRGFFGGKGVIESIPADSYLAIQPRFQGQKLDKNKTFYFRMEKLAEKHGCTTPQLALAWLLHQGNDVVPIPGTTKIKNLDNNIGSLKVKLSNDDLREITEAIPISEVVGDRTVDTFMRCSWKFANTPPKHS, via the exons ATGGATATACCTCGTCTGAAACTTGGAACCCAAGGCCTGGAG GTTTCCAAGTTGGGATTTGGTTGTGCGGGGCTTAGTGGAGTGTTTGACGGCCCTGTTCCTGACGAGGTTGTCATCTCTCTAATCAAGTATGCATTCAGTAATGGAATCACTTTCTTTGATACTTCCGATTTTTACGGTCCCTACACTAATGAAGTTCTCGTAGGAAAG GCACTGAAGGAGTTGCCACGagatcaaattcagattgcctCAAAATTTGGGATTGTGAAAGTTGAGTCCAATGATGCCATTGTAAGAGGTGATCCTGAATATGTTCGGTCGTGTTGTGAGGCAAGCCTGCGCCGCCTTGGTGTGGAATATATTGATCTCTATTATCCGCACAGGATTGACACAACAGTACCAATTGAGGAAACT aTGGGAGAGCTTAAAAAGTTGGTTGAAGAGGGAAAAGTAAAATACATAGGATTGTCGGAAGCTAGCCCAGACACAATTAGAAGGGCGCATGCTATTCATCCAATTACTGCTCTGCAAATGGAGTGGTCCCTTTGGTCTCGTGAAATTGAAGATCAACTCCTTCCACTTTGCAG GGAACTTGGAATTGGAATAGTACCATTCAGTCCCCTTGGCCGTGGATTTTTTGGTGGTAAGGGGGTCATAGAAAGTATACCTGCAGACAGTTATCTG GCAATCCAGCCAAGGTTTCAGGGGCAGAAGCTCGACAAGAACAAGACCTTTTATTTTAGGATGGAAAAGTTAGCAGAGAAGCATGGATGTACAACACCACAACTTGCTCTTGCATGGCTTCTTCATCAAGGGAACGATGTGGTACCCATCCCTG gaacaacaaaaataaaaaatcttgacAACAACATAGGCTCATTAAAAGTGAAGTTGAGCAACGATGATTTGAGGGAAATTACAGAGGCAATACCAATATCTGAGGTGGTAGGGGATCGGACTGTTGATACTTTTATGCGCTGCTCGTGGAAGTTTGCTAATACTCCACCAAAGCATAGCTAG